AGTAAATTATGCCGGGATGGGTTTATCAAAGTGATTCCTGACAATACAATGATTGTTGAACTGTGATTAGATTAACATTGACCGGTGTAGAAACGACTTTGTGTGATAAATCTGTGAGAAAAACCGTAATGGAAACTTTAATCAAACCTTACAGGTTTTCAAAACCTGCAAGGTTTGGTTTCCTATACTCCGGACGGTAGGTAATATTGAGCATACATTATATAAGAGTATATTATATATAAGAGTGTAATGTATAAAAGCATAATGTCAAACCACCCCGTCAAAAATCCTCTGGATTTTTGACACCCCTCCAAAGGAGGGGAATTTTTATAGCAGGATTATTAACACTGACTCATTAAAATTAAACTGGAATGATAACTCCTGATAACTAAGGATGATTCAATAATAATCCGGTAATAGCTAATGGTAATGGTAATGGCAGATGAGAAGTGTGATAATGAGAGATAAGAAGTGGCGGTTAAGTAATAGCGCGCAGTAAGCAGATTTATAAACTGTTATTCTTGGACAGCCCAAGACCCTAGCCCCGATAGAAACGGCTACCCCGAAACAGCAAACAGGTAAGCGAAGGAAATGCCGTGGCAAGACAAGGCGTGAGGAGTAATAATGGATAGCGGGATATAGCTCCTAAAAAAATCAGAGCTATGTAAAGGGTTTGTTTTGTATCCTTATATATAAGGTATTACTGCTTTATATATGCTCTTATTGTGTAAAAGGTAACCTGACTTTCTTTGTAGAATTGCTTAAGAGCGATTATAATGAATAGTACAATAAAAAAGGATGAAGCAAAAGCCTCATCCTGTTATCTTTATATCTGAATCAATTTTAAGCATATTCAAACTTTCTTACTGCTTCCAGCGTCATATCAATTTCTCTGTCTTTAATCGCATCACTGATGAAATAGGTTTCGTAGCCGCTTGGCGGAAGATAAATTCCGTTTTGCAGCAACTGGTGGAAAAAGTTATTGAATAAGGCATGGTTGGCTTCCTGGGCTTCATCAAAGTTGGAAACCCGGTTGATGTGGAAGAAGACTGACATCATAGAACCTTTTCTGTTGATCTTATGGGCAATGCCTTTTTCATTGAGGAGTTTCCCGATTTCAAAATCCAGAGTTTCTGTGGTTTTTGCAAGCCTGCTGAAGAATTCAGGATCATTTTTAATAAGCTGCAGTGTTTTTAAGCCTGCCCTCATCGCCAGAGGGTTTCCGCTTAATGTTCCGGCCTGATAAACCGCGCCTTTCGGAGCCAGATAATCCATAATTTCGTTTCTTCCTGCAAAAGCGCCTACCGGAAGCCCGCCTCCGATTACTTTTCCGTAGGTCACCAGATCTGCTTTCACGTTGTAAAGTTCCTGGGCACCGCCGAAAGCCAGCCTAAAACCGGTCATTACCTCATCGAATACCAGTAAAGCCCCGTTTTCATCACAGATCTTTCTCAGTTTCTGAAGGAATTCATTTTCGGGGAGCACGCAGCCCATATTTCCGGCGACAGGCTCGATAATAACTGCAGCAATTTCGCCCTGGTTATGCCTGAACAGGTCTTCAACCTGCTCAAAATCATTGTATTTCGCCAGTAAAGTATCTTTTGCCGTTCCCTGGGTCACACCCGGAGAGTTCGGATTCCCGAAGGTTGCGGCACCGCTTCCCGCTTTAATCAGAAATGAGTCCGAATGTCCGTGATAGCAGCCTTCAAATTTTATAATTTTATCTCTTCCCGTAAATCCTCTGGCCAGCCTGATGGCACTCATGCAGGCTTCCGTACCTGAAGAAACCATTCTGATCTGATCGATATTAGGAACATTTTCAACAATGAATTTGGCAATCTCCGTTTCCAGTTCAGTTGGTGCCCCAAAGGAAAACCCTTTTTCTGCCTGAATTTTCAGTTCCTCCAACACTTCAGGATGGGTATGGCCTAAAATAGCCGGACCCCAGGAATTGATGTAATCGATATACGTATTATCATCGGCATCGGTAAGATAGGCTCCTTTTGCAGATTTCATAAAAATCGGTACTCCTCCTACGGATTTGAAGGCACGGACGGGAGAGTTAACCCCTCCAGGAATGTATTGGTAAGCTTCATCAAATAAAGCTGAACTTCTTTGGTATTTCATATGTAATTATTGGTTGACCTCCCGTAACTGATATAAAAG
The sequence above is a segment of the Chryseobacterium sp. JJR-5R genome. Coding sequences within it:
- the hemL gene encoding glutamate-1-semialdehyde 2,1-aminomutase; this encodes MKYQRSSALFDEAYQYIPGGVNSPVRAFKSVGGVPIFMKSAKGAYLTDADDNTYIDYINSWGPAILGHTHPEVLEELKIQAEKGFSFGAPTELETEIAKFIVENVPNIDQIRMVSSGTEACMSAIRLARGFTGRDKIIKFEGCYHGHSDSFLIKAGSGAATFGNPNSPGVTQGTAKDTLLAKYNDFEQVEDLFRHNQGEIAAVIIEPVAGNMGCVLPENEFLQKLRKICDENGALLVFDEVMTGFRLAFGGAQELYNVKADLVTYGKVIGGGLPVGAFAGRNEIMDYLAPKGAVYQAGTLSGNPLAMRAGLKTLQLIKNDPEFFSRLAKTTETLDFEIGKLLNEKGIAHKINRKGSMMSVFFHINRVSNFDEAQEANHALFNNFFHQLLQNGIYLPPSGYETYFISDAIKDREIDMTLEAVRKFEYA